Proteins from a single region of Streptomyces sp. TN58:
- a CDS encoding 1,4-dihydroxy-6-naphthoate synthase, whose protein sequence is MSNTVVDGEPLKIAYSPCPNDTFVFDAWAHGRVPGAPALDVTFADIDVTNGMAERGELDVLKVSYAVLPWVLEDYALLPCGGALGRGCGPLVLTAEPDLDLAGKTVAVPSERSTAYLLFRLWAADVLPEGVGKVVVLPFHEIMPAVRDGRVDAGLVIHEARFTYQDYGLHCLADMGEHWESTTGLPIPLGAIVAKRSLGAERLRELAESARTSVRMAWDDPQASRPYVRAHAQELDPAVADQHIGLYVNEFTADLGESGYAAVRGLLTRAAAEGLVPAIAPGALTFP, encoded by the coding sequence ATGAGCAACACCGTGGTCGACGGTGAACCGCTGAAGATCGCCTATTCGCCGTGCCCGAACGACACGTTCGTGTTCGACGCGTGGGCGCACGGACGGGTGCCCGGCGCGCCGGCCCTGGACGTCACCTTCGCCGACATCGACGTCACCAACGGCATGGCCGAGCGCGGCGAGCTGGACGTGCTGAAGGTGTCCTACGCGGTGCTGCCGTGGGTGCTGGAGGACTACGCGCTGCTGCCGTGCGGCGGGGCCCTCGGGCGTGGCTGCGGACCGCTGGTGCTGACGGCGGAGCCGGACCTGGACCTGGCGGGGAAGACGGTCGCCGTGCCGAGCGAACGCTCCACCGCCTACCTGCTGTTCCGGCTGTGGGCGGCCGACGTGCTGCCGGAGGGCGTCGGCAAGGTGGTCGTCCTGCCGTTCCACGAGATCATGCCGGCGGTCCGGGACGGCCGGGTGGACGCCGGGCTGGTCATCCACGAGGCCCGGTTCACCTACCAGGACTACGGCCTGCACTGCCTCGCCGACATGGGCGAGCACTGGGAGTCCACGACCGGTCTGCCGATCCCGCTCGGCGCGATCGTCGCCAAACGGTCGCTGGGCGCGGAGCGGCTGCGTGAGCTGGCCGAGTCGGCGCGCACCTCGGTCCGGATGGCCTGGGACGACCCGCAGGCCTCCCGCCCGTACGTCCGCGCGCACGCGCAGGAGCTGGACCCGGCCGTCGCCGACCAGCACATCGGCCTGTACGTCAACGAGTTCACGGCGGACCTGGGCGAGTCCGGTTACGCGGCGGTGCGCGGGCTGCTGACGCGGGCGGCGGCCGAGGGGCTGGTACCGGCCATCGCGCCGGGCGCGCTCACCTTCCCGTAG
- a CDS encoding cold-shock protein: MPTGKVKWFNSEKGFGFLSRDDGGDVFVHSSVLPAGVDALKPGQRVEFGVVAGQRGDQALSVTVLDPAPSVAAAQRRKPDELASIVQDLTTLLENITPMLERGRYPDKVHGTKIAGLLRAVADQLDV; encoded by the coding sequence GTGCCTACCGGCAAGGTCAAGTGGTTCAACAGTGAGAAGGGCTTCGGCTTTCTCTCCCGCGACGACGGCGGAGACGTCTTCGTCCACTCGTCGGTGCTCCCTGCCGGGGTCGACGCCCTCAAGCCCGGTCAGCGAGTCGAGTTCGGCGTCGTCGCCGGGCAGCGCGGTGACCAGGCACTTTCGGTGACCGTCCTGGATCCGGCGCCGTCCGTCGCGGCCGCCCAGCGCCGCAAGCCCGACGAGCTCGCCTCGATCGTGCAGGACCTCACCACCCTGCTGGAGAACATCACCCCGATGCTTGAGCGCGGCCGCTACCCCGACAAGGTGCACGGCACGAAGATCGCCGGCCTGCTGCGCGCGGTGGCCGACCAGCTCGACGTCTGA
- a CDS encoding HAD family hydrolase — translation MNLTVGFDLDMTLIDSRPGIRAVYRALSAETGTYIDADAAVTRLGPPLEEEIGRWFPEADIPAMTDRYREIYPDHAIEPTSALPGAREAVAAVQALGGRAIVVTAKHEPNARLHLAHLGIEPDAVIGWLWAEAKAGALREHGAQVYVGDHIGDVRGARTAGALSVAVPTGPCAEPELRAAGADVVLPDLTALPEWLARYVAAQPV, via the coding sequence ATGAACCTCACCGTCGGCTTCGACCTCGACATGACCCTGATCGACTCCCGCCCGGGCATCCGGGCCGTCTACCGGGCGCTGTCCGCCGAGACGGGGACGTACATCGACGCCGACGCCGCGGTCACGCGCCTGGGGCCCCCGTTGGAGGAGGAGATCGGCCGCTGGTTCCCGGAGGCCGACATCCCGGCGATGACGGACCGCTACCGGGAGATCTACCCCGACCACGCCATCGAGCCGACGTCCGCGCTGCCCGGCGCCCGCGAGGCCGTGGCGGCCGTCCAGGCGCTGGGCGGCCGCGCGATCGTCGTCACCGCCAAGCACGAGCCCAACGCCCGCCTGCACCTGGCACACCTCGGCATAGAACCGGACGCGGTCATCGGATGGCTGTGGGCGGAGGCCAAGGCGGGCGCGCTGCGCGAGCACGGCGCGCAGGTGTACGTCGGCGACCACATCGGCGACGTACGCGGCGCCCGCACCGCCGGCGCGCTGTCCGTGGCCGTGCCGACCGGCCCCTGCGCCGAGCCGGAACTGCGCGCCGCGGGCGCGGACGTGGTGCTGCCCGACCTCACCGCGCTGCCCGAATGGCTCGCACGGTACGTCGCCGCACAGCCCGTCTGA
- a CDS encoding SigE family RNA polymerase sigma factor, whose product MPATAAVERDAATGGLDFETFARASQRSLYRTAYLLCGNADGARDLTQTTLAKLFQHWRRVAAADNPQAYARTVLTRTFLAERRRRLRDLLAHRRIDPPAAPHHADLRVTLLAALAELPPRARAMVVLRYWEDLSVETVAELLRCSEGTVKSQCSRALAKLRVRLGDAHVYATES is encoded by the coding sequence GTGCCGGCGACGGCGGCTGTCGAGCGGGACGCGGCGACCGGCGGCCTCGACTTCGAGACCTTCGCCCGGGCCTCCCAGCGGAGCCTGTACCGGACGGCGTACCTGCTGTGCGGGAACGCCGACGGCGCGCGCGACCTGACCCAGACGACGCTCGCCAAGCTGTTCCAGCACTGGCGGCGCGTGGCCGCCGCCGACAACCCGCAGGCGTACGCCCGCACCGTGCTGACCCGCACCTTCCTCGCCGAAAGGCGCCGGCGCCTGCGCGACCTGCTCGCCCACCGGCGGATCGATCCGCCGGCGGCCCCGCACCACGCCGACCTGCGGGTCACCCTGCTCGCCGCGCTGGCCGAGCTGCCGCCGCGGGCCCGCGCCATGGTCGTCCTGCGTTACTGGGAGGACCTGAGCGTCGAGACGGTCGCGGAACTGCTGCGCTGCAGCGAGGGAACGGTCAAGAGCCAGTGCTCGCGCGCGCTGGCGAAGCTGCGCGTCCGGCTGGGCGACGCCCACGTCTACGCCACCGAGAGCTGA
- a CDS encoding helicase C-terminal domain-containing protein translates to MPEPSTAAGAPESGTGAASPRSLAEALRARDDAALSALLHSRPDLLNPVPGDITQLATRAGTRASVVRALEHLDRFTLQTAEALAVAPDPCPYPVLEGLLTGGEDERARAALPRALATLRDQALVWGDEDRLRLVRTARELLAPSAQRPSPTGLGPTVAEATAGMSPTRVQEIVAAAGLPATHDPVSAVTALTALFTDPERMSALLDEAPAEAHQVLGRLVWGPPYGEVTPNPAPPVRWLRDRGLLLPATARTVVLPREVALHLRGGLAHRDTSPVAPPVPAHREHRPQLVDANAAGQALAALATVEELVKSWEHTGPPVLRAGGLSVRDLKRTAAALDTSEASAAFWVELAYAAGLLAGDGEADERYAPTPAFDDWRELPPAERWSALAAAWLPATRTAGLVGEQDAKGRTLSALGPELDRSAAPEVRRRVLELLADLPEGGSPDTEAVLARLAWERPVRTASDLRARLAGWALTEAEVLGVTGRGALSGPGRALLEGRDPAPLLAPLLPEPVDHVLLQADLTAVAPGPLRRPLADTLAVLADVESKGGATVYRFTPGSVRRALDAGHAAADLHAFLKEHSRTPVPQPLAYLIDDVARRHGHLRVGAASAYVRCDDDAMLGEILADKRSAGLGLRRLAPTVLAARAEPTALLEGLRAMGYAPAAESGTGDVLVTRADAHRTPARSAPVPVPDGPPVPDATLLGAAVRAIRAGDLAATAVRKEPGAGPSAGVPGELPRTSAAETLATVQAAALTGSAVWIGYVNADGAASQRVIAPVRVEGGFVTGYDHTADEVRTYALHRVTGVAELADDHL, encoded by the coding sequence GTGCCCGAGCCAAGCACTGCTGCGGGAGCTCCGGAGAGCGGCACCGGGGCCGCCTCCCCGCGTTCCCTCGCCGAGGCGCTGCGCGCCCGCGACGACGCCGCGCTGTCCGCCCTCCTGCACTCCCGCCCGGACCTGCTGAACCCGGTGCCCGGTGACATCACGCAGCTCGCGACGCGCGCCGGGACCCGCGCCTCGGTGGTGCGGGCGCTGGAGCACCTGGACCGCTTCACGCTGCAGACGGCCGAGGCCCTGGCCGTGGCCCCGGACCCGTGCCCGTACCCGGTGCTGGAGGGGCTGCTGACGGGCGGCGAGGACGAGCGGGCCCGCGCCGCGCTCCCCCGGGCCCTGGCCACCCTGCGCGACCAGGCCCTGGTGTGGGGCGACGAAGACCGGCTGCGGCTGGTGCGCACCGCCCGCGAGTTGCTGGCCCCGTCCGCGCAGCGGCCTTCGCCGACGGGGCTGGGGCCGACCGTCGCCGAGGCCACGGCAGGGATGTCGCCGACCCGGGTGCAGGAGATCGTGGCGGCGGCGGGGCTGCCCGCCACACACGATCCGGTGTCCGCGGTCACGGCGCTGACGGCGCTGTTCACCGACCCGGAGCGGATGTCGGCGCTCCTGGACGAGGCCCCGGCCGAGGCGCACCAGGTGCTGGGGCGGCTGGTGTGGGGCCCGCCGTACGGGGAGGTGACGCCGAATCCGGCGCCGCCGGTGCGCTGGCTGCGCGACCGGGGGCTGCTGCTGCCGGCGACGGCCCGGACCGTGGTCCTGCCGAGGGAGGTGGCGCTGCACCTGCGCGGAGGGCTCGCACACCGGGACACCTCGCCGGTGGCTCCGCCGGTGCCGGCGCACCGCGAGCACCGTCCACAGCTTGTGGACGCGAACGCCGCCGGACAGGCGCTGGCCGCGCTGGCGACCGTCGAGGAGCTGGTGAAGTCCTGGGAGCACACCGGCCCGCCGGTGCTGCGGGCGGGCGGGCTGTCCGTACGGGACCTCAAGCGGACGGCGGCCGCCCTGGACACCTCGGAGGCGTCGGCGGCGTTCTGGGTCGAACTCGCCTACGCGGCCGGGCTGCTGGCCGGCGACGGGGAGGCGGACGAGCGGTACGCGCCCACGCCCGCCTTCGACGACTGGCGCGAACTGCCGCCCGCCGAGCGGTGGTCGGCGCTGGCGGCCGCCTGGCTGCCGGCGACCCGTACGGCCGGGCTGGTCGGTGAGCAGGACGCGAAGGGGCGCACGCTGTCGGCGCTCGGCCCCGAACTGGACCGTTCCGCGGCGCCCGAGGTGCGCCGGCGCGTCCTGGAACTCCTGGCGGACCTGCCGGAGGGCGGCTCGCCCGACACGGAGGCGGTGCTGGCACGGCTCGCGTGGGAGCGGCCCGTACGCACGGCGAGCGACCTGCGGGCGCGGCTCGCGGGCTGGGCGCTGACCGAGGCGGAGGTCCTCGGTGTGACCGGCCGGGGCGCGCTGTCCGGTCCGGGCCGGGCCCTGCTGGAGGGCCGGGACCCGGCGCCGCTGCTGGCGCCGCTGCTGCCGGAGCCGGTGGACCACGTGCTGCTGCAGGCCGACCTGACGGCGGTGGCGCCGGGACCGCTGCGCCGCCCGCTGGCGGACACCCTGGCGGTGCTCGCGGACGTGGAGTCCAAGGGCGGGGCGACGGTGTACCGGTTCACGCCGGGCTCGGTGCGGCGGGCGCTGGACGCCGGCCACGCCGCCGCCGATCTGCACGCCTTCCTCAAGGAGCACAGCCGTACGCCGGTTCCGCAGCCGCTGGCGTACCTGATCGACGACGTGGCGCGGCGGCACGGGCACCTGCGGGTCGGCGCGGCGTCCGCGTACGTGCGCTGCGACGACGACGCGATGCTGGGCGAGATCCTGGCGGACAAGCGGTCGGCGGGGCTGGGCCTGCGCCGGCTGGCGCCGACGGTGCTGGCCGCGCGGGCCGAACCGACCGCGCTGCTGGAGGGGTTGCGGGCGATGGGATACGCGCCGGCCGCGGAGTCGGGTACCGGCGACGTGCTGGTGACGCGGGCCGACGCCCACCGCACGCCGGCCCGCTCGGCGCCCGTTCCGGTGCCGGACGGCCCGCCGGTGCCGGACGCGACGCTGCTGGGGGCGGCCGTACGGGCGATCCGCGCGGGCGACCTGGCGGCGACGGCGGTCCGCAAGGAGCCCGGGGCTGGGCCGTCGGCGGGCGTGCCGGGCGAACTGCCGCGCACGAGCGCGGCGGAGACCCTGGCGACGGTGCAGGCGGCGGCCCTGACCGGATCGGCGGTGTGGATCGGCTACGTGAACGCGGACGGCGCGGCGAGCCAGCGGGTCATCGCCCCGGTACGGGTCGAGGGCGGCTTCGTCACGGGCTACGACCACACGGCGGACGAGGTCCGCACGTACGCCCTGCACCGCGTCACAGGAGTAGCGGAACTGGCGGACGACCACCTCTGA
- a CDS encoding DUF4291 domain-containing protein yields the protein MQDVPHRQIRAAHTDTTITVYQAYGPHLGLPAARDNRFPPAWKRERMTWIKPSFLWMMYRCGWGTKDGQETVLAVEITRDGFDRALREACLSHYKPGVHADRAAWKEALRGAPTRVQWDPERDLHLNPLPHRSLQVGLSGPASRAYADEWTLSIRDVTPLVREVHGLVRAGEEDAARALLPVEAPYPSGPLAHLGA from the coding sequence ATGCAAGACGTTCCGCACCGCCAGATCCGCGCCGCCCACACCGACACCACGATCACCGTCTACCAGGCCTACGGCCCCCACCTCGGCCTCCCCGCGGCCCGCGACAACCGCTTCCCGCCCGCCTGGAAGCGGGAGCGGATGACATGGATCAAGCCGTCGTTCCTGTGGATGATGTACCGCTGCGGCTGGGGCACCAAGGACGGCCAGGAGACGGTGCTGGCGGTCGAGATCACCCGCGACGGCTTCGACCGGGCGCTGCGCGAGGCCTGCCTGTCGCACTACAAGCCGGGCGTGCACGCGGACCGGGCGGCCTGGAAGGAAGCCCTGCGCGGGGCGCCCACCCGGGTGCAGTGGGACCCCGAACGCGACCTGCACCTGAACCCGCTGCCGCACCGCTCGCTCCAGGTGGGCCTGTCGGGTCCGGCCTCACGGGCGTACGCCGACGAGTGGACGCTCTCCATCCGCGATGTGACCCCGCTGGTCCGGGAGGTCCACGGCCTGGTCCGGGCGGGCGAGGAGGACGCGGCGCGCGCCCTGCTGCCGGTGGAGGCGCCCTACCCGTCGGGCCCGCTGGCCCACCTGGGGGCGTGA
- a CDS encoding DoxX family protein codes for MTQARYERSLLSDSPAPAYPAVHDIGLLVLRLVVGLSMAGHGTMKLFGWFGGPGLTATGKGFTMAGYPAGDAMAVIAGLSETLGGLGLALGLLTPLAGAALTGVFVNILAVRGFDAYFPPKGIELEVVLFAAIIALTLTGPGRYAVDHHLPVLRASRPRYAVLALLAGAIVGFLVLLLKD; via the coding sequence ATGACGCAAGCACGCTACGAACGCTCGCTCCTCTCCGACTCCCCCGCCCCCGCCTACCCGGCCGTCCACGACATCGGACTGCTCGTCCTGCGGCTGGTCGTCGGCCTGTCCATGGCCGGCCACGGCACGATGAAGCTCTTCGGCTGGTTCGGCGGCCCGGGCCTCACCGCGACCGGCAAGGGCTTCACCATGGCCGGCTACCCCGCCGGGGACGCCATGGCCGTCATCGCGGGCCTCTCCGAAACCCTCGGCGGCCTCGGACTCGCCCTCGGCCTGCTCACCCCGCTCGCCGGCGCCGCCCTGACGGGCGTCTTCGTCAACATCCTCGCCGTCCGGGGCTTCGACGCCTACTTCCCGCCCAAGGGCATCGAACTCGAAGTCGTGCTGTTCGCCGCGATCATCGCCCTCACGCTCACCGGGCCCGGCCGCTACGCCGTCGACCACCACCTGCCGGTGCTGCGCGCATCAAGGCCCCGCTACGCCGTGCTCGCACTGCTGGCGGGCGCGATCGTCGGCTTCCTCGTCCTGCTCCTGAAGGACTGA
- a CDS encoding peroxiredoxin-like family protein: MRLDTGSTVPPRTLTAVRDGAPVALPDSERLVHLQFRRFAGCPVCHLHLRSVVRRHAEIEAVGVREVVVFHSGADELREHAADLPFAVVADPDKRLYAEFGVESSPRSLLDPRAWWPVLRAVALGTVEMLRGRQKAPARNQHNGRLGLPADFLIAPDGTVLARSYGEHVDDQWPVEKLLTLAEEARRVRA, translated from the coding sequence GTGCGGCTCGACACCGGCTCCACCGTCCCACCCCGAACCCTCACCGCCGTCCGCGATGGCGCGCCCGTCGCCCTCCCTGACTCCGAACGGCTGGTCCACCTGCAGTTCCGCCGGTTCGCCGGCTGCCCCGTCTGCCACCTGCACCTGCGCTCGGTCGTGCGACGGCACGCCGAGATCGAGGCCGTCGGCGTCCGGGAGGTCGTGGTGTTCCACTCGGGCGCCGACGAACTGCGCGAGCACGCCGCCGACCTGCCCTTCGCGGTCGTCGCCGACCCCGACAAGCGGCTGTACGCGGAGTTCGGAGTCGAGTCGTCCCCCCGCTCCCTGCTGGACCCGCGGGCCTGGTGGCCCGTACTGCGCGCGGTGGCCCTCGGCACGGTCGAGATGCTGCGCGGGCGGCAGAAGGCGCCCGCGCGCAACCAGCACAACGGGCGCCTCGGGCTCCCCGCCGACTTCCTCATCGCTCCCGATGGGACGGTCCTCGCCCGCTCCTACGGGGAGCACGTCGACGACCAGTGGCCGGTGGAGAAGCTGCTGACCCTCGCGGAGGAGGCCCGCCGGGTCCGGGCGTGA
- a CDS encoding TetR/AcrR family transcriptional regulator C-terminal domain-containing protein, which translates to MPRPRSLTQDQLAAAALAVIDREGLPGLSMRAVAVELGISTMALYRYVQDRGELEALVVELVLSAVDSTPPPPDAGTWQARITVLVDRLRATVGAHPDVLPLTFTHRHRSPSVLRWGETALGVLGEAGLGPEERIVALRALLAYVIGAIQQEHLGALSGAGTTAIAALPADRYPYLTEAARGARSLTPDREFQGGLALLLAGLGR; encoded by the coding sequence ATGCCGCGCCCCCGTTCGCTCACCCAGGACCAACTCGCCGCCGCGGCCCTCGCCGTGATCGACCGTGAGGGACTGCCCGGGCTGTCGATGCGCGCCGTCGCCGTCGAACTCGGCATCAGCACCATGGCGCTGTACCGGTACGTCCAGGACCGCGGGGAGCTCGAAGCCCTCGTCGTCGAACTGGTCCTCAGCGCCGTCGACAGCACCCCGCCACCGCCGGACGCCGGCACCTGGCAGGCGCGGATCACCGTCCTCGTCGACCGGCTGCGCGCGACCGTCGGCGCGCACCCCGACGTACTGCCGCTCACCTTCACCCACCGCCACCGCTCCCCGAGCGTGCTGCGCTGGGGCGAGACCGCCCTGGGTGTGCTGGGCGAAGCCGGCCTCGGCCCCGAGGAGCGGATCGTCGCCCTGCGCGCCCTGCTCGCCTACGTGATCGGCGCGATCCAGCAGGAACACCTCGGCGCCCTCTCCGGCGCGGGCACCACGGCGATCGCCGCGCTCCCGGCGGACCGGTACCCGTACCTGACCGAGGCCGCCCGCGGCGCGCGCTCCCTCACCCCCGACCGGGAGTTCCAGGGCGGCCTCGCCCTGCTGCTGGCAGGTCTGGGCCGCTGA
- a CDS encoding DNA repair helicase XPB encodes MNGPLIVQSDKTLLLEVDHELAGAARRAIAPFAELERAPEHIHTYRITPLGLWNARAAGHDAEQVVDALVEYSRYPVPHALLVDVAETMARYGRLTLSKHPVHGLVLTSTDRPVLEEILRSKKITPLVGARLDPDTVAVHPSERGQIKQTLLKLGWPAEDLAGYVDGEAHPIDLAEDGWALRPYQQQAVEGFWHGGSGVVVLPCGAGKTLVGAGAMAKARATTLILVTNTVSARQWKHELVRRTSLTEDEIGEYSGTRKEIRPVTIATYQVLTTKRKGVYPHLELFDSRDWGLIVYDEVHLLPAPVFKFTADLQARRRLGLTATLVREDGRESDVFSLIGPKRFDAPWKEIEAQGYIAPADCVEVRVNLTESERLAYATAETEEKYRFCATTATKRKVTEALVRKHKGEQTLVIGQYIDQLDELGEHLDAPVIKGETSNAQREKLFDAFREGEISVLVVSKVANFSIDLPEATVAIQVSGTFGSRQEEAQRLGRVLRPKADGHEARFYSVVARDTIDQDFAAHRQRFLAEQGYAYRIMDADELLAGD; translated from the coding sequence GTGAATGGTCCACTTATCGTCCAGAGCGACAAAACCCTCCTGCTTGAGGTCGACCACGAGCTGGCCGGAGCGGCGCGCCGCGCCATCGCTCCGTTCGCCGAGCTGGAGCGGGCGCCCGAGCACATCCACACCTACCGGATCACCCCGCTCGGGCTGTGGAACGCCCGGGCCGCCGGGCACGACGCCGAGCAGGTCGTCGACGCGCTCGTGGAGTACTCCCGCTACCCGGTGCCGCACGCGCTGCTCGTCGACGTCGCCGAGACCATGGCCCGCTACGGCCGCCTCACCCTCTCCAAGCACCCCGTGCACGGCCTGGTGCTGACCAGCACCGACCGGCCGGTGCTGGAGGAGATCCTGCGGTCGAAGAAGATCACCCCGCTGGTCGGGGCGCGCCTCGACCCCGACACCGTGGCCGTGCACCCCTCCGAGCGCGGGCAGATCAAGCAGACGCTGCTGAAGCTGGGCTGGCCGGCCGAGGACCTCGCCGGGTACGTCGACGGCGAGGCGCACCCGATCGACCTGGCCGAGGACGGCTGGGCGCTGCGCCCCTACCAGCAGCAGGCCGTCGAGGGTTTCTGGCACGGCGGCTCCGGCGTGGTCGTGCTGCCCTGCGGTGCCGGGAAGACGCTGGTCGGCGCGGGCGCGATGGCGAAGGCCAGGGCGACGACGCTGATCCTGGTGACGAACACCGTGTCGGCCCGGCAGTGGAAGCACGAGCTGGTCAGGCGGACCTCGCTGACGGAGGACGAGATCGGCGAGTACTCCGGCACCCGCAAGGAGATCCGACCGGTCACGATCGCCACCTATCAGGTGCTGACGACGAAGCGGAAGGGCGTCTACCCGCACCTGGAGCTGTTCGACTCCCGGGACTGGGGCCTGATCGTCTACGACGAGGTGCACCTGCTGCCCGCGCCGGTCTTCAAGTTCACCGCGGACCTGCAGGCGCGGCGCCGGCTCGGCCTGACGGCGACGCTGGTGCGCGAGGACGGCCGGGAGTCGGACGTCTTCTCGCTGATCGGGCCGAAGCGGTTCGACGCCCCGTGGAAGGAGATCGAAGCGCAGGGCTACATCGCGCCCGCCGACTGCGTGGAAGTCCGCGTCAACCTGACCGAGTCGGAGCGGCTGGCGTACGCGACCGCCGAGACGGAGGAGAAGTACCGCTTCTGCGCGACGACGGCGACGAAGCGGAAGGTCACCGAGGCGCTGGTGCGCAAGCACAAGGGCGAGCAGACCCTCGTCATCGGCCAGTACATCGACCAGCTCGACGAGCTCGGCGAGCACCTGGACGCGCCCGTCATCAAGGGCGAGACCTCCAACGCGCAGCGCGAGAAGCTCTTCGACGCCTTCCGCGAGGGCGAGATCAGCGTGCTGGTCGTCTCGAAGGTGGCGAACTTCTCCATCGACCTGCCGGAGGCCACCGTCGCCATCCAGGTGTCGGGCACCTTCGGTTCGCGCCAGGAGGAGGCGCAGCGCCTCGGCCGGGTCCTGCGCCCGAAGGCGGACGGCCACGAGGCGCGCTTCTACTCCGTCGTCGCCCGGGACACGATCGACCAGGACTTCGCGGCGCACCGCCAGCGGTTCCTCGCCGAGCAGGGCTACGCCTACCGGATCATGGACGCCGACGAGCTGCTGGCCGGCGACTGA